A genomic region of Nitrospirota bacterium contains the following coding sequences:
- the phnD gene encoding phosphate/phosphite/phosphonate ABC transporter substrate-binding protein: protein MLRHLKIFLAATLLLAVLCMLIPSHGSAEGPVKIGVASMITPVDAVKYYQDVIDYIGEQIGQPVQMVHRRTYDEMDSLLERSEVKIAFICSAPYVKNREQFGVELLVAPSVSGKPLYHSYIIVPLESPLKTFPELKGKTFAFTDPKSNTGKLYPTHLLKTMGYTPERFFKRFLFSYSHNKSVEMVAKKIVDGAAVESIVYDHMIKTGSPYAKQTKVIKRSPPYGIPPVVVTKDIDPMLKKKVKDAFLAMQNTPRGKAILSAMMIDGFVEVPDKNYDSIRQMENSTVDSSRAAVKSKDKKTVYFGVIPRDNPRILYEKYQPLLDYLAAKTPYAYELVLKKNYEETVNSLGSGEVDLALLGPLTYLEAHSKYGAISILKSRGIDNTTSYKSVIIKKKDSPVSSLSELKGKSFAFASTKSTSGNLIPRYLLANSGIHLNNLTKYANFDYHDSVVKAILKGQYAAGAVRDSTARKYMKLGIEIIAESEAIPTGPLVAGAGTPYAVIETIKKALLALNQDKDGQKILKRLDEDFRNGFSETSDGDYAEIRSKINAVPQTCGGGCHPKIKL from the coding sequence ATGTTGCGTCATCTGAAGATCTTTCTGGCAGCAACGCTCCTTTTAGCGGTGCTTTGCATGCTCATACCGTCTCATGGGTCTGCTGAAGGTCCGGTCAAGATAGGTGTTGCCTCGATGATAACGCCGGTCGATGCGGTGAAATATTACCAGGATGTTATTGATTACATTGGCGAGCAGATCGGCCAGCCTGTCCAGATGGTGCACAGGAGGACCTATGATGAAATGGACTCCCTGCTCGAAAGGAGCGAGGTCAAGATAGCCTTTATCTGTTCCGCTCCCTATGTGAAGAACAGGGAGCAGTTCGGTGTAGAGCTGCTTGTCGCCCCGAGCGTAAGTGGCAAGCCTCTTTATCACTCTTATATTATTGTGCCTCTGGAGAGCCCCCTGAAAACCTTTCCTGAGCTGAAGGGAAAGACCTTTGCCTTTACTGACCCGAAGTCCAATACCGGGAAGCTTTATCCTACCCATCTTCTGAAGACCATGGGCTATACACCTGAACGATTTTTCAAGAGATTCCTTTTCAGCTACAGCCATAACAAATCGGTCGAAATGGTCGCCAAGAAGATCGTTGACGGGGCAGCGGTCGAAAGTATTGTGTATGACCATATGATAAAGACCGGTTCTCCCTATGCCAAACAGACAAAGGTTATCAAGCGCTCTCCTCCGTATGGCATCCCTCCTGTGGTAGTGACAAAGGACATCGATCCGATGTTGAAGAAGAAGGTGAAAGACGCCTTTCTTGCCATGCAGAATACCCCGCGTGGAAAGGCGATCCTCTCGGCCATGATGATAGACGGGTTTGTCGAGGTCCCTGACAAAAACTATGATTCGATCCGGCAGATGGAAAACAGCACGGTGGACAGTTCAAGGGCTGCCGTGAAGTCCAAAGACAAAAAAACCGTCTATTTCGGCGTGATACCCAGGGACAATCCGAGGATCCTGTATGAAAAGTATCAGCCCCTCCTTGATTATCTGGCCGCAAAGACACCGTATGCGTATGAACTTGTCCTTAAGAAGAACTACGAGGAGACCGTGAATTCTCTTGGCAGCGGGGAGGTTGACCTCGCACTGCTGGGGCCATTAACCTACCTTGAGGCGCATTCGAAATACGGTGCGATCAGTATTCTGAAATCAAGAGGCATCGACAACACTACAAGCTATAAAAGTGTGATCATAAAAAAGAAGGATTCACCGGTCAGCAGCCTCTCTGAGTTAAAGGGGAAAAGTTTTGCCTTTGCTTCGACCAAGTCGACTTCCGGCAATCTAATCCCTCGGTATCTTCTTGCAAATTCAGGGATACATCTCAATAATCTCACCAAGTATGCCAATTTTGATTATCATGATTCGGTCGTGAAGGCCATTTTAAAAGGGCAATATGCAGCCGGAGCGGTGAGAGACTCTACCGCGAGGAAATATATGAAGCTTGGCATAGAGATCATCGCAGAGTCTGAAGCGATCCCTACCGGGCCGCTTGTTGCGGGTGCCGGAACGCCATATGCGGTCATAGAAACTATCAAGAAGGCGCTCCTTGCACTCAATCAGGACAAGGACGGCCAGAAGATACTGAAGCGCCTCGATGAGGATTTTAGAAATGGATTCAGCGAGACTTCGGACGGCGATTACGCTGAGATCCGTTCAAAGATCAACGCTGTCCCCCAGACCTGCGGCGGGGGATGCCATCCGAAAATAAAGCTATGA
- a CDS encoding bifunctional diguanylate cyclase/phosphodiesterase, with amino-acid sequence MQTFDKIGETILQIIEKIPVLKNLLTTQFRIKIFAGVAVVIASFISFNVTYLVVSSIYRNSFIRNADEVSDAVSRQMYDSMLQLMERGWSREELNKFLESAKGMRGQLPLKVEIFRGETVEKEYGRIEQPEMGRNIVNSFRTGDAITYKADPIVINIYPIKAEGSCLKCHAEARVGEVLGVMKIQQDISPAIREAKRKFNVYFFLMLPIPFILAGAVATFLNAKIKRSTAFLHERVSEINSVRDLTKLNNLDSVETGFVEFNVLLQEFTSFANRIRDVAVDREVLEFELRLLEKFVITSEVVKDWKDHVMHLLLEINKVIRAYTLFSIFQVDEEIYDLEVFWTITPSAEIKERVERIIRQKVTSENMRLENITLKINHNIADRSQMLSGLIEDDIELQTKSIILQNPQIGGVVGIGVQSEMTKDTIRSLVIDGVLTTLLNVVGSIKAIDKYTKDLEYYATRDPLTNLYNQRLFWELLGYEIGRAERHNEKFSLLVIDLDNFKNINDSHGHIFGDRFLTGIADRIHDTLRDGDILARYGGDEFVVVLPDADEEQVFFIATRILGNAGLFALTAQDGTKVKATVSIGFAVYPVHAESAKDLFMFADNMMYKAKSEGKNTILIPTEEDVVEVFRETGEKSVMVMKAIEEKTIIPYFQPIINLETGKADGHEVLSRIRTDKGILDAEEFIELAERLGVVSKLDNVVMEKVFRKVKDEGYKGYLFINLSPKSLILKEFIPGVLKLTNKYKIDHSSIVFEITERDTVKNIILLEKFVHDLKSEGFKFAIDDFGSGFSSFNYIKRFPIDFVKIDGEFIRNMINDKKDLVFVKTMAILAREFGIQTVAECVEDDKILETIKQVGINYSQGYHTGRPSPELMRSADQQ; translated from the coding sequence ATGCAGACATTCGATAAAATTGGCGAGACGATATTGCAGATAATTGAGAAGATCCCCGTTTTGAAAAATCTGCTTACCACACAGTTCCGTATAAAAATATTTGCCGGCGTGGCAGTTGTGATAGCGTCATTCATAAGCTTTAATGTGACGTATCTGGTTGTATCGTCGATCTATCGCAATTCGTTTATCAGGAATGCTGATGAGGTCTCCGATGCGGTATCGCGGCAGATGTACGATTCAATGCTGCAGCTTATGGAGAGGGGCTGGAGCAGGGAAGAACTGAACAAGTTTCTTGAGTCGGCAAAAGGCATGCGAGGTCAGCTGCCGTTAAAGGTGGAAATCTTCAGGGGGGAGACGGTAGAAAAGGAGTATGGCAGGATAGAGCAGCCAGAAATGGGCAGAAATATCGTAAATTCTTTCCGGACCGGCGATGCCATAACCTATAAAGCAGACCCCATTGTCATTAATATTTACCCGATCAAGGCGGAGGGCAGTTGCCTGAAGTGCCATGCCGAGGCGCGTGTCGGAGAAGTCCTCGGCGTAATGAAGATCCAGCAGGATATCAGTCCTGCGATCAGAGAGGCGAAGAGAAAATTCAACGTATATTTTTTCCTGATGTTGCCGATCCCCTTTATCCTGGCGGGGGCAGTGGCAACATTTCTGAATGCAAAGATAAAACGCTCTACCGCCTTTCTTCATGAAAGGGTGAGTGAAATAAATAGCGTCAGAGATCTGACAAAGCTGAACAACCTTGACTCCGTGGAGACCGGGTTTGTTGAATTCAACGTTCTTCTGCAGGAATTCACGAGTTTTGCAAATAGAATCAGGGACGTGGCTGTGGACCGCGAGGTCCTTGAATTCGAGCTCAGGCTGCTGGAGAAGTTCGTCATCACCTCCGAGGTCGTAAAAGACTGGAAAGACCATGTTATGCATCTGCTCCTTGAAATCAACAAGGTCATAAGAGCCTATACTCTTTTTTCGATCTTCCAGGTCGACGAAGAAATTTATGATTTGGAGGTCTTCTGGACTATCACCCCATCAGCAGAAATAAAGGAGCGCGTCGAGAGGATCATCCGGCAGAAAGTAACAAGCGAGAATATGCGGCTTGAAAACATCACGCTGAAAATCAACCACAATATAGCCGACAGGTCACAGATGTTGAGTGGACTCATAGAAGACGACATAGAACTCCAGACCAAATCGATCATTCTTCAGAACCCGCAGATAGGCGGGGTGGTGGGCATAGGGGTTCAGTCGGAGATGACAAAAGACACCATCAGGTCCCTCGTAATCGACGGGGTCCTGACGACGCTGCTGAATGTGGTAGGGTCCATCAAGGCCATCGACAAATACACCAAAGACCTCGAATACTATGCCACGAGAGACCCGCTGACAAACCTCTACAACCAGAGACTCTTCTGGGAACTGCTCGGCTACGAAATCGGGCGGGCCGAGCGGCACAACGAAAAATTCTCTCTCCTGGTGATCGACCTCGACAATTTCAAAAACATCAACGATTCCCACGGGCATATTTTCGGTGACCGCTTTCTGACCGGTATCGCCGACCGTATTCACGATACACTGCGGGACGGAGACATCCTTGCGCGGTACGGCGGGGACGAATTCGTAGTAGTCCTGCCCGATGCCGATGAAGAGCAGGTCTTCTTCATCGCAACCAGGATACTGGGGAATGCCGGGTTGTTCGCCCTCACGGCACAGGACGGCACGAAGGTCAAGGCCACGGTTTCGATCGGGTTTGCCGTTTACCCCGTTCACGCCGAGAGCGCAAAGGACCTCTTCATGTTTGCCGACAACATGATGTACAAAGCCAAGAGCGAGGGTAAAAATACCATTCTCATCCCCACGGAAGAGGACGTGGTGGAAGTATTCAGGGAGACAGGAGAAAAGTCCGTTATGGTCATGAAGGCCATTGAAGAGAAGACTATAATTCCCTACTTCCAGCCTATTATCAATTTGGAGACCGGAAAAGCCGATGGCCACGAGGTCCTAAGCAGGATCAGGACGGACAAGGGGATACTGGACGCTGAAGAGTTCATCGAGCTTGCCGAACGCCTTGGCGTCGTGAGTAAACTCGACAACGTCGTCATGGAGAAGGTCTTCCGGAAGGTGAAAGACGAGGGATACAAGGGGTACCTTTTTATCAATCTTTCACCAAAGTCTCTCATCCTCAAGGAATTCATTCCTGGCGTTTTGAAACTGACCAACAAGTACAAAATAGACCACAGCAGCATCGTATTTGAGATAACCGAACGGGACACGGTAAAAAACATCATTCTGCTCGAAAAGTTTGTGCATGATCTGAAATCAGAGGGGTTCAAGTTCGCTATCGACGATTTCGGCTCGGGCTTCTCCTCCTTCAACTACATAAAACGTTTCCCCATCGATTTCGTCAAGATCGATGGGGAGTTTATAAGGAATATGATCAATGATAAAAAAGATCTGGTATTTGTCAAAACCATGGCGATTTTGGCCAGGGAATTCGGCATACAGACCGTCGCCGAATGCGTGGAGGATGACAAAATACTGGAGACGATTAAACAGGTTGGCATCAACTACAGCCAGGGGTATCACACAGGCAGGCCATCACCGGAACTGATGCGTAGTGCAGATCAGCAATGA
- the moaA gene encoding GTP 3',8-cyclase MoaA produces MELRDTFSRVIDYMRISITDRCNLRCVYCMPEKGLSLFEHKDILSYEEIVRVVTIAASLGVRKVRVTGGEPLTRKNILYLISSLKAIKGIEDISLTTNGILLEQYAQGLADSGLNRVNVSLDTLRADRYREITRCGDIGSVLKGIDAAEKAGLLPIKINMVPIRHLNDDELTDFALMTLNTRRHVRFIEFMPIGSRDLWSDERYISTEEIMKSVEKIGQLIPVRLRKDGPARYFSFEGAPGVLGFISALTHHFCGECNRLRLTSDGKLRPCLFSETEIDLKPALRPQSSDTEIERLLRMAIAVKPEGHNIDQRDDLNALKNMSRIGG; encoded by the coding sequence ATGGAACTCAGGGATACTTTCTCTCGCGTCATAGATTATATGCGCATCTCGATCACCGACCGGTGCAATCTCAGGTGCGTCTACTGCATGCCTGAAAAGGGGCTAAGTCTTTTTGAACACAAGGACATACTGAGCTATGAGGAGATCGTAAGGGTAGTCACTATAGCCGCATCTCTTGGGGTAAGAAAGGTCCGGGTCACCGGCGGGGAACCGCTGACAAGGAAGAATATCCTCTATCTGATATCGTCACTGAAGGCCATAAAGGGGATTGAAGATATCAGTCTGACCACAAATGGAATACTCCTGGAACAATACGCCCAGGGACTTGCCGACTCAGGACTTAACAGGGTCAACGTCAGTCTCGATACTCTCAGGGCCGACAGATACAGGGAAATAACACGGTGCGGAGATATCGGTTCTGTGCTGAAAGGCATCGATGCGGCTGAAAAGGCCGGGTTGCTGCCGATCAAGATAAACATGGTTCCGATCCGTCATCTTAATGACGACGAACTGACCGATTTTGCCCTCATGACTCTCAATACCCGGCGGCATGTACGCTTCATTGAATTCATGCCGATCGGGTCCAGGGACCTTTGGAGCGATGAAAGATACATTTCGACTGAAGAGATCATGAAGTCTGTCGAAAAAATCGGGCAGCTCATCCCGGTAAGACTTCGAAAAGACGGGCCGGCACGCTATTTCAGTTTTGAAGGCGCCCCCGGTGTGCTGGGCTTCATCAGCGCACTTACGCATCATTTCTGCGGTGAATGCAACCGGCTTCGTCTCACCTCAGACGGAAAGCTCAGACCCTGTCTCTTTTCAGAAACCGAGATAGACCTTAAACCCGCGCTGAGACCTCAGTCCTCGGATACTGAAATAGAACGGCTGCTTCGCATGGCAATAGCGGTAAAACCTGAAGGTCATAACATCGATCAACGGGATGATCTGAATGCGCTCAAAAATATGTCGAGAATCGGAGGATAA
- the moaC gene encoding cyclic pyranopterin monophosphate synthase MoaC: MRSKICRESEDKVLTHIDKDGNARMVDVSEKKATMREAVARGFVSMRPETVHLILDKSIPKGDVIATARIAGIMAAKKTWELIPMCHPLNLTSVSVELTVEEGKSRVRIEATAKTFGQTGVEMEALTAVSVAALTIYDMCKAVDKEMMLSEMVLVEKRGGKSGEFRRKE, from the coding sequence ATGCGCTCAAAAATATGTCGAGAATCGGAGGATAAGGTGCTGACCCATATCGATAAAGATGGAAACGCCAGGATGGTGGATGTCTCTGAAAAGAAGGCAACGATGAGGGAGGCGGTGGCGCGTGGTTTCGTATCGATGCGGCCTGAAACAGTTCATTTGATTCTCGATAAAAGCATACCCAAAGGAGATGTCATCGCCACGGCAAGGATCGCGGGCATTATGGCTGCAAAAAAAACCTGGGAACTCATTCCCATGTGTCATCCGCTGAACCTCACCTCTGTCTCTGTAGAGTTGACTGTAGAAGAGGGGAAAAGCAGGGTACGCATAGAGGCAACGGCAAAAACGTTTGGGCAGACCGGAGTTGAGATGGAGGCGCTGACTGCTGTATCAGTTGCGGCCCTGACAATTTACGATATGTGTAAGGCAGTAGACAAGGAGATGATGCTGTCAGAGATGGTGCTTGTTGAAAAACGAGGCGGCAAAAGCGGGGAATTCAGAAGAAAAGAATAG
- a CDS encoding DNA-3-methyladenine glycosylase I: protein MIKKQGIELTRCPWVDLSKPDYVEYHDKEWGVPIHDDRTIFEFLTLEAAQAGLSWYTVLRKRDHYRRIYRGFDPEEVAQFRTSDIKRMIQDPGIIRNSLKIEASVNNARRFLEVQKEHGSFSNYIWAFVNNKPKVHTIKKLTDYAATSDESDALSRDLKKRGFKFMGSTICYAHMQATGMVNDHSTDCFRRSEIIKGYASCAVQPR from the coding sequence ATGATAAAAAAGCAGGGAATTGAACTGACCCGCTGTCCATGGGTTGATCTGTCCAAACCGGACTATGTCGAGTACCACGATAAGGAATGGGGTGTTCCTATCCATGACGACAGGACCATCTTTGAGTTCCTCACCCTGGAGGCAGCCCAGGCCGGTCTGAGTTGGTACACGGTTTTACGCAAGAGAGACCATTATCGTCGGATATATAGGGGATTTGATCCTGAGGAGGTGGCGCAGTTCAGGACGTCAGACATTAAACGGATGATCCAGGATCCCGGAATAATCAGAAATAGCCTGAAGATCGAGGCCTCGGTTAACAATGCCCGAAGATTTCTGGAGGTTCAGAAGGAGCATGGCAGTTTTTCGAACTATATCTGGGCATTCGTAAACAATAAGCCGAAGGTTCATACCATAAAAAAACTGACTGATTATGCCGCAACGAGTGATGAGTCTGATGCATTGAGCCGTGATCTGAAGAAAAGAGGGTTTAAATTTATGGGCTCCACAATATGCTATGCGCATATGCAGGCAACGGGGATGGTGAATGACCACTCAACCGACTGTTTCAGAAGAAGTGAAATAATTAAAGGCTATGCGTCATGCGCTGTCCAACCTCGCTGA
- a CDS encoding DUF3786 domain-containing protein → MPTRREFYEFEMIAIYKKLQGTNCGKCGEATCMAFAMKVKKAQASLGDCPFIEAGTSGETQPQQATTGFSNYEQVSADLEKEALKIDFREAAEAVGGEYQSCDNREVIRLRMLTRDYELHKDGLFMDDEYCSDAWTKIIVYDYLRRQGRKPLAGEWISLGNFPHTASHVKAFQANAERNVIETFKNDLDGLKQRCLEIGGTEIGSSIKADYTVCFDLLPRVPLYLSFWQADEEFDPDCKIQFDSAAEDHIDIEYLAYLLELFVKELTGDKR, encoded by the coding sequence ATGCCGACGAGGCGAGAGTTCTACGAGTTCGAAATGATAGCCATCTACAAAAAACTTCAGGGCACGAATTGCGGCAAATGCGGAGAAGCCACATGCATGGCCTTTGCGATGAAGGTTAAGAAAGCGCAGGCAAGCCTGGGGGATTGCCCTTTTATTGAAGCCGGCACCTCCGGGGAAACGCAGCCGCAGCAGGCAACAACAGGATTCAGTAATTATGAGCAGGTGAGTGCTGATCTTGAAAAAGAGGCGCTCAAGATCGACTTCAGGGAAGCTGCGGAAGCGGTGGGGGGAGAATATCAGTCTTGCGACAACCGTGAAGTCATAAGGCTCAGGATGCTCACCAGGGATTACGAACTCCATAAAGACGGTCTGTTCATGGACGACGAATACTGCAGCGATGCATGGACAAAGATCATTGTGTATGACTATCTCCGCAGGCAGGGCAGAAAGCCTCTTGCCGGAGAATGGATCAGCCTCGGCAATTTCCCCCATACCGCCTCTCACGTCAAGGCCTTTCAGGCCAACGCCGAAAGAAACGTGATCGAGACCTTCAAAAACGATCTTGATGGTCTAAAGCAGCGCTGCCTTGAAATCGGAGGAACCGAAATCGGAAGCAGTATAAAGGCGGATTATACTGTTTGTTTCGACCTTCTTCCCCGTGTTCCGCTTTATCTTTCCTTCTGGCAGGCAGATGAAGAATTTGATCCTGACTGCAAGATACAGTTTGACAGCGCAGCGGAAGACCATATAGATATCGAGTATCTTGCCTATCTTCTGGAATTGTTTGTGAAGGAGTTGACCGGGGATAAGCGTTAG